A part of Streptococcus porcinus genomic DNA contains:
- a CDS encoding lipoate--protein ligase, which translates to MKYIVNKSNNPAYNIALEAYAFRELLSEDEIFILWINEPAIIIGKHQNTIQEINKEYTDEHGIHVVRRLSGGGAVYHDLNNLNYTIISNKSAEGAFDFKTFSQPVIETLADLGVKAEFTGRNDLEINGKKFCGNAQAYYKGRMMHHGCLLFDVDMTVLGDALKVSKDKIASKGIKSVRARVTNILDELPEKITVTEFSDKILEKMKETYPEMTEYVLSEDELAKIQKSADEQFGSWDWTYGKAPEYTIERNVRYAAGKINTFANVENSIIKNIKIYGDFFGIKDVKDVESLLIGCKYDYKDVLEKLQTIDTTQYFSGMTVQEVAKGIVA; encoded by the coding sequence ATGAAATACATTGTTAACAAAAGTAATAATCCGGCCTATAATATCGCTTTAGAAGCTTATGCTTTTAGAGAATTACTATCTGAAGATGAGATTTTTATCCTATGGATTAATGAACCAGCCATCATTATTGGTAAGCACCAAAACACTATTCAAGAAATTAACAAAGAATACACAGATGAGCACGGTATTCATGTTGTCCGTCGTCTATCTGGTGGTGGTGCGGTTTATCACGATTTAAACAACCTCAACTATACCATCATTTCTAACAAATCAGCTGAAGGTGCCTTTGATTTCAAGACCTTCTCACAACCTGTTATCGAAACTCTTGCTGACCTTGGTGTCAAAGCTGAGTTTACTGGCCGTAATGACTTAGAAATCAATGGGAAAAAATTCTGCGGTAATGCGCAAGCCTATTACAAAGGTCGTATGATGCACCATGGTTGTCTCCTCTTTGACGTTGATATGACAGTGCTTGGCGATGCCCTTAAAGTTAGTAAGGATAAAATTGCTTCTAAAGGGATTAAATCGGTTCGTGCACGTGTGACAAATATCCTTGACGAACTACCAGAGAAAATCACTGTAACCGAGTTCTCTGATAAAATCCTTGAAAAAATGAAGGAAACCTATCCTGAAATGACGGAATACGTCCTTTCAGAAGATGAATTGGCTAAGATTCAAAAATCTGCCGATGAGCAGTTTGGAAGCTGGGACTGGACCTATGGCAAGGCTCCAGAATACACAATTGAGCGGAATGTTCGCTATGCAGCTGGTAAGATTAATACGTTTGCCAATGTTGAAAACTCCATTATCAAAAATATTAAAATCTACGGAGATTTCTTCGGGATTAAAGATGTCAAAGACGTTGAGAGCCTCTTGATTGGTTGCAAATATGACTATAAAGATGTTCTTGAAAAACTCCAAACTATTGACACTACTCAGTACTTCTCTGGCATGACTGTTCAAGAAGTTGCTAAAGGCATTGTTGCTTAA
- the lpdA gene encoding dihydrolipoyl dehydrogenase has translation MAVEIIMPKLGVDMQEGEIIEWKKQEGDTVNEGDILLEINSDKTNMEIEAEDAGVLLKIVRQAGDVVPVTEVIGYIGAEGEEIQEGSSGAAAEKATADLEAAGLEVPKAPAQSDAPAAKADKAPLADNEYDIVVIGGGPAGYYAAIRGAQLGGKIAIVEKTEFGGTCLNVGCIPTKTYLKNAEILDGLKIAAGRGINLASTNYTIDMDKTVEFKNSVVKTLTGGVKGLLKANKVTIFNGLGQVNPDKTVSIGSETIKGRNIILATGSKVSRINIPGIDSKLVLTSDDILDLREMPKTLAVMGGGVVGIELGLVWASYGVEVTVIEMADRIIPAMDKEVSTELQKILTKKGMKIKTSVGVEEIVEANNQLTLKLNNGEEVVAEKALLSIGRVPQMNGLENLNLEMDRNRIKVNAYQETSIPGIYAPGDVNGTKMLAHAAYRMGEVAAENAMHGNVRKANLEFTPAAVYTHPEVAMVGITEEDARAKYGDILVGRNSFTGNGRAIASNEAHGFVKVIADAKFHEILGVHIIGPAAAEMINEAATIMESELTVDELLLSIHGHPTFSEVMYEAFADVLGEAIHNPPKRK, from the coding sequence ATGGCTGTTGAAATTATTATGCCAAAACTCGGTGTAGACATGCAAGAAGGCGAAATCATCGAGTGGAAAAAACAAGAAGGTGACACTGTTAACGAAGGTGACATTTTACTAGAAATCAACTCAGATAAAACCAACATGGAAATCGAAGCAGAAGATGCTGGTGTTCTCTTGAAAATCGTTCGTCAAGCTGGCGACGTTGTTCCTGTCACAGAAGTGATTGGTTACATCGGAGCAGAAGGTGAAGAAATCCAAGAAGGCTCATCAGGCGCTGCAGCTGAAAAAGCAACTGCTGACCTTGAGGCAGCTGGTCTTGAAGTACCAAAAGCACCTGCCCAATCAGACGCACCTGCAGCAAAAGCAGATAAAGCACCACTTGCGGACAATGAATATGACATTGTTGTTATTGGTGGTGGCCCTGCTGGTTACTACGCGGCTATCCGTGGTGCGCAACTTGGCGGTAAAATTGCTATCGTTGAAAAAACTGAGTTTGGTGGTACCTGCTTAAACGTTGGTTGTATCCCTACCAAAACCTACCTCAAAAATGCGGAAATCCTTGACGGTTTGAAAATTGCAGCTGGTCGCGGTATCAACCTTGCATCAACAAACTACACTATTGACATGGATAAAACAGTAGAATTCAAAAATTCTGTTGTTAAAACCCTAACTGGTGGTGTTAAAGGTCTCCTTAAAGCTAACAAAGTAACCATCTTTAATGGTCTAGGTCAAGTTAACCCAGATAAAACTGTAAGCATTGGTTCTGAAACTATCAAAGGTCGCAACATTATCCTTGCTACTGGATCAAAAGTATCACGTATCAACATTCCAGGTATTGATTCTAAACTAGTTCTGACATCTGATGATATCCTTGACTTACGTGAAATGCCAAAAACTCTAGCTGTTATGGGTGGTGGTGTCGTTGGTATCGAACTTGGTCTTGTTTGGGCTTCTTATGGTGTAGAGGTTACTGTTATTGAAATGGCAGACCGCATTATCCCTGCTATGGATAAAGAAGTATCAACTGAGTTGCAAAAAATCTTGACCAAAAAAGGTATGAAGATTAAAACTTCAGTTGGTGTTGAAGAAATCGTAGAAGCAAACAACCAATTAACCTTGAAACTCAACAACGGCGAAGAAGTTGTTGCTGAAAAAGCTTTGCTGTCTATCGGTCGTGTCCCACAAATGAATGGTCTTGAAAATCTTAACCTTGAAATGGATCGTAACCGTATCAAAGTTAATGCCTACCAAGAAACATCTATCCCTGGCATCTATGCACCGGGTGATGTTAACGGAACTAAGATGCTTGCTCACGCTGCTTACCGTATGGGTGAAGTTGCAGCAGAAAACGCAATGCATGGTAACGTTCGCAAAGCTAACCTTGAGTTCACTCCGGCTGCTGTTTACACACACCCAGAAGTGGCTATGGTTGGTATCACTGAAGAAGACGCCCGTGCTAAATACGGAGATATCCTAGTAGGCCGTAACAGCTTTACTGGTAACGGACGTGCCATTGCATCAAACGAAGCGCATGGTTTCGTAAAAGTTATCGCGGATGCTAAATTCCACGAAATCCTAGGTGTCCATATCATTGGTCCTGCAGCGGCAGAGATGATTAACGAAGCAGCAACTATTATGGAATCAGAATTGACAGTTGATGAATTGCTTCTTTCTATCCATGGTCACCCAACCTTCTCAGAAGTAATGTATGAAGCATTTGCTGACGTTTTAGGCGAAGCAATCCATAACCCACCAAAAAGAAAATAA
- a CDS encoding CdaR family protein, which produces MKKFLNSRLWVGLVSIFFAIALFLTAASSNVRNTNSQIYSPIETYTHSLTDVPIDLKYDSDKYFISEYSYAAQVYLTSTNRIKLDSEVNSDTRNFKIVADLSDSKPGKVTVPLRVTNLPSGVAAKVTPDKISVTIGKKKTKTFSVSGSADPKQINPGYEIAEISTSIHKVEVTSDESKIDMIDHVVAKLPDDVRLSANYSGEVTLQAVSADGTVLASSISPAKTNLKVAIKKITKEVPIRLSMVGHLDSSLSAITPKLSKQTAIISGPREVLDNIYEVLAEVDISDVTKDGNKTIALKADDVSIEPTSVTVQLTTKKK; this is translated from the coding sequence ATGAAGAAATTTTTAAATAGCCGTTTATGGGTCGGCTTAGTGTCAATCTTCTTTGCGATTGCGCTTTTTTTGACCGCAGCCTCTAGTAATGTGCGAAACACTAATAGCCAGATTTACAGCCCGATTGAAACCTATACCCACAGCCTGACAGATGTCCCCATTGATCTCAAATATGACAGTGATAAGTATTTCATAAGTGAGTATTCCTATGCGGCCCAAGTTTATCTAACCTCAACTAACCGGATTAAGCTCGACTCTGAGGTCAACAGCGATACCCGTAACTTTAAAATCGTGGCCGACCTCAGTGATAGCAAACCAGGAAAAGTTACCGTACCACTAAGAGTGACCAACCTTCCATCTGGGGTAGCGGCAAAAGTGACCCCTGATAAGATTTCTGTGACCATCGGTAAAAAGAAAACCAAGACATTCTCAGTCAGTGGCAGTGCCGATCCTAAACAAATAAATCCTGGATATGAGATTGCTGAAATTTCAACTAGCATCCACAAGGTTGAAGTGACCAGTGATGAGTCTAAGATTGACATGATTGATCACGTGGTGGCTAAATTACCTGACGATGTCCGACTATCTGCTAACTATAGTGGTGAGGTTACTCTGCAGGCAGTTTCTGCTGATGGGACTGTTTTAGCAAGTTCCATTAGTCCAGCTAAAACCAATCTCAAGGTTGCCATTAAAAAGATAACTAAAGAAGTTCCTATTAGATTATCTATGGTCGGTCATCTAGATAGTAGTCTCAGCGCAATTACACCGAAATTATCAAAACAAACAGCCATTATCTCTGGCCCAAGAGAAGTCTTAGATAACATTTATGAAGTCCTAGCTGAAGTCGATATTTCAGATGTCACTAAAGATGGTAATAAAACAATAGCTTTGAAGGCTGATGACGTTTCCATAGAACCCACCTCGGTGACTGTTCAGTTGACAACCAAAAAGAAATAA
- the glmM gene encoding phosphoglucosamine mutase produces MGKYFGTDGVRGEANLELTPELAFKLGRFGGYVLSQHETERPRVFVARDTRISGEMLESALIAGLLSVGIEVYKLGVLATPGVSYLVRTENASAGVMISASHNPAHDNGIKFFGSDGFKLADDQELEIEALLDAQEDTLPRPSAQGLGTLVDYPEGLRKYEKFLVSTGIGLEGMKVALDTANGAASATARDIFLDLQADILVIGESPNGLNINDGIGSTHPEQLQALVLENGSDIGLAFDGDSDRLIAVDEKGEIVDGDKIMFIIGKYLSEKGLLAQNTIVTTVMSNLGFHKALDQHGINKAVTAVGDRYVVEEMRRSHYNLGGEQSGHVIIMDYNTTGDGQLTAIQLTKVMKETGKTLSELAAEVTIYPQKLVNIRVENSMKNKAMEVPAIAAIIEQMEAEMEGNGRILVRPSGTEPLLRVMAEAPTDEAVDYYVDTIADVVRREIGIA; encoded by the coding sequence ATGGGTAAATATTTTGGAACAGATGGTGTCCGCGGAGAAGCTAACCTTGAGTTAACCCCCGAGTTAGCCTTCAAACTAGGCCGTTTTGGTGGCTATGTACTTAGCCAACACGAAACAGAGCGTCCTAGAGTATTTGTAGCCAGAGACACACGGATTTCTGGTGAAATGCTTGAATCTGCCCTAATTGCTGGCCTCTTGTCAGTGGGGATTGAAGTTTATAAGTTAGGCGTCCTAGCCACTCCCGGAGTTTCTTACTTGGTCAGAACGGAAAATGCTAGCGCAGGCGTTATGATTTCAGCTAGTCACAACCCAGCTCATGATAATGGCATTAAGTTCTTTGGTAGCGACGGTTTTAAATTAGCTGATGACCAAGAACTAGAAATTGAAGCCTTGCTTGATGCTCAAGAAGATACCCTTCCTCGTCCAAGTGCACAAGGATTGGGAACTCTGGTGGACTATCCAGAAGGCTTACGCAAATATGAAAAATTCTTGGTATCAACAGGAATTGGCCTAGAAGGCATGAAAGTTGCCTTAGATACAGCTAATGGTGCAGCGTCAGCCACAGCACGTGATATTTTCCTTGATTTGCAAGCTGATATCCTCGTGATTGGTGAAAGCCCAAATGGCTTAAACATCAATGATGGCATCGGCTCAACCCACCCAGAACAATTACAGGCCTTAGTCCTTGAAAACGGGTCTGATATCGGGTTGGCTTTTGATGGTGATAGCGACCGCTTAATAGCTGTTGATGAAAAAGGGGAGATTGTTGATGGTGATAAGATTATGTTTATCATCGGGAAGTATCTATCAGAAAAAGGTCTCCTAGCGCAAAACACAATTGTGACAACTGTCATGTCAAATCTTGGCTTCCACAAAGCCTTGGACCAGCATGGTATTAACAAAGCAGTCACTGCAGTTGGCGATCGTTACGTGGTTGAAGAAATGCGTCGCTCACACTACAATCTAGGTGGCGAGCAATCTGGCCATGTCATCATCATGGACTATAATACAACCGGTGATGGTCAACTAACAGCTATCCAACTGACCAAGGTCATGAAAGAAACAGGTAAAACACTGTCAGAGTTAGCCGCAGAAGTAACCATTTATCCTCAAAAATTGGTCAATATCCGTGTTGAAAACAGCATGAAAAACAAGGCGATGGAAGTTCCAGCTATCGCAGCTATCATTGAACAAATGGAAGCTGAGATGGAAGGTAACGGTCGCATTTTGGTAAGACCAAGTGGAACTGAGCCGCTGCTACGGGTTATGGCTGAAGCACCAACTGATGAAGCAGTTGATTATTATGTTGACACCATTGCTGACGTTGTTCGTCGTGAAATTGGAATTGCTTAA
- a CDS encoding YSIRK-targeted surface antigen transcriptional regulator has product MQNHPILESMHICLKLPIIILNQDLKLLKAFFHAPCQPRLTADLLAELALVRKRKSLLPFTLLTSPSGLSLALYPFHDYFFLFGPFQLDQKLTKLSTLAQTHPVSQKCLDLDIELESYHIIDSSHLLHLIHYFFTDEIHFLKTEQAQMTNQSLLDIRKGLSEKLLQECHFEEESSFDFEFELLESIKKGDLQKVRLFLSQDLTPSSYHKDLRSEKNYSIILFEKLSQLAIMTGVDQHYAHHSRDYYIEKCEACQKASEVLLLRESAIILFTQKIGQFNSHSYLISNILHYINQNLSKKLLIETIAKEFNFSESNIRKLFRKEMACSIQQYISRKKIEEAKILLRQQTSVTEISNSLGYSDAAHFSRSFKAMVGMSPKQFQTAPIRDIV; this is encoded by the coding sequence ATGCAGAATCATCCAATCTTAGAATCTATGCATATTTGTTTAAAATTACCCATTATCATTTTGAATCAAGACTTAAAGCTGCTTAAGGCTTTTTTTCATGCTCCGTGCCAGCCCAGACTCACAGCTGACTTGCTAGCTGAGCTAGCTCTGGTTCGTAAGCGTAAAAGTTTGTTGCCTTTTACTTTATTAACGAGTCCTTCTGGCCTCAGCTTAGCCCTTTACCCTTTTCATGACTACTTCTTTTTGTTTGGTCCCTTTCAGTTGGATCAAAAACTGACAAAGCTGTCCACTTTAGCTCAGACCCACCCGGTCAGTCAGAAATGTCTGGATCTTGATATAGAGCTAGAGAGCTACCATATTATAGACAGTAGCCACCTGCTCCATCTCATTCACTACTTCTTTACGGATGAGATCCATTTTCTAAAGACTGAACAGGCTCAAATGACCAACCAGAGCCTCTTAGATATTCGTAAAGGCCTCTCAGAAAAGCTTTTACAAGAGTGTCACTTCGAAGAAGAGTCCAGCTTTGACTTTGAGTTTGAACTCTTGGAAAGCATCAAAAAAGGCGACCTGCAAAAGGTTCGCCTCTTCCTGAGTCAAGATTTGACCCCCTCCTCCTATCATAAGGACCTGCGATCGGAGAAAAACTATTCCATTATCCTCTTTGAAAAGCTATCGCAGCTAGCCATCATGACGGGAGTCGATCAGCACTATGCCCATCATTCACGCGACTATTACATCGAGAAATGTGAAGCCTGCCAAAAGGCCTCGGAGGTGCTTCTCCTGAGAGAATCGGCTATTATCCTCTTCACCCAAAAGATTGGCCAGTTCAATAGTCATTCCTACCTGATTTCAAACATTCTCCACTACATCAACCAAAATTTATCCAAGAAATTATTGATTGAGACGATTGCTAAGGAGTTTAACTTCAGTGAATCCAACATTCGTAAGCTTTTTCGCAAGGAAATGGCCTGTTCTATCCAGCAGTACATCAGTCGCAAAAAAATCGAAGAGGCTAAAATTCTCTTACGACAACAAACTAGTGTCACTGAGATTAGTAATAGCCTGGGTTATTCTGATGCCGCCCACTTCTCACGTAGCTTCAAAGCCATGGTCGGCATGTCACCCAAACAATTTCAAACGGCTCCTATTAGAGATATTGTCTAA
- a CDS encoding collagen-flanked surface repeat-containing protein, which translates to MTQNKKNLAKQQVSANRKYRLGAASILLATVCAVGISSTKVEAQVDGFSLGNGANNYYYVVPGPQGVPGPPGIPGVPGAPGPQGQPGLPGPIGPAGRDGQQGVQGPAGRDGAIGPQGPAGRDGLKGEKGDAGRDGQRGERGLPGRDGRDGEKGEQGPAGRDGRRGEKGDAGRDGRRGEKGDTGRDGRDGLDGKEGKAGKNGKNGKNGARGAEGRDGQNGRDGKDGMKGQDGKNGTDGTAGRDGKDGAKGRDGQAGRNGRDGAKGRDGKDGRKGQDGQHGTDGADGRAGLDGRHGRDGRDGRNGLDGVDGRDGLSPVVKTQTHSDGSHTITFLNPDGTRSSINLRNGKDGEPGKDGRDGKDGKDGKPGVPGRDGKDGQPGAPGRDGMNGKNGQPGRDGMNGQNAHNMPANNGKGNAAGMPVALNAPVAVAAANGQGQMAGEQLPSTGDSINPFFTAAALAVLAGAGMLATTVKTKKED; encoded by the coding sequence ATGACACAAAACAAGAAAAATCTTGCTAAACAGCAAGTTTCTGCTAATCGTAAATACAGACTTGGAGCAGCATCAATCCTCTTAGCGACAGTGTGTGCAGTTGGGATATCAAGCACGAAAGTAGAAGCCCAAGTTGATGGATTTAGTTTAGGTAATGGAGCAAATAACTATTATTACGTAGTTCCAGGGCCTCAAGGAGTTCCAGGACCTCCCGGAATTCCGGGAGTACCGGGAGCACCGGGACCTCAGGGACAACCGGGATTGCCTGGTCCGATAGGTCCAGCCGGCCGCGATGGTCAACAAGGTGTACAAGGTCCAGCCGGCCGCGATGGTGCGATAGGCCCACAAGGACCAGCCGGCCGTGACGGACTGAAAGGAGAAAAAGGAGACGCTGGCCGTGATGGTCAAAGAGGTGAACGTGGGTTACCAGGCCGCGATGGTCGAGATGGCGAAAAAGGAGAACAAGGTCCAGCCGGCCGTGATGGTCGTCGAGGAGAGAAAGGAGACGCTGGCCGTGATGGTCGTCGAGGAGAAAAAGGAGACACTGGTCGTGATGGCCGTGACGGTTTAGACGGTAAAGAAGGAAAAGCCGGTAAAAACGGTAAGAACGGTAAAAATGGTGCCCGTGGTGCTGAAGGTCGTGATGGTCAAAATGGTCGCGACGGAAAAGACGGCATGAAAGGCCAAGACGGTAAGAACGGTACCGACGGCACAGCCGGTCGTGATGGAAAAGACGGCGCAAAAGGTCGCGATGGTCAAGCTGGCCGTAATGGTCGTGATGGAGCTAAGGGTCGTGATGGTAAAGATGGTCGTAAAGGTCAAGATGGTCAACACGGAACTGACGGTGCCGATGGTCGTGCAGGTTTAGATGGACGCCATGGCCGCGATGGTCGCGATGGCCGTAACGGTCTAGACGGTGTAGATGGTCGTGATGGCTTATCTCCAGTTGTAAAAACACAAACTCATTCTGACGGTAGCCACACGATTACCTTCTTAAACCCAGATGGAACACGTTCATCAATCAACCTACGCAATGGTAAAGACGGTGAGCCAGGAAAAGATGGTCGTGATGGAAAAGACGGAAAAGATGGTAAGCCAGGCGTGCCAGGTCGTGATGGTAAAGATGGTCAACCAGGAGCACCAGGTCGCGATGGTATGAACGGTAAAAATGGTCAACCAGGTCGCGATGGTATGAATGGTCAAAACGCTCATAATATGCCAGCAAACAATGGCAAAGGTAATGCAGCTGGTATGCCAGTAGCTCTTAACGCGCCTGTAGCTGTAGCAGCAGCAAATGGCCAAGGTCAGATGGCTGGTGAACAATTGCCTTCAACAGGTGACAGCATTAACCCATTCTTCACTGCAGCAGCGCTTGCAGTATTGGCTGGTGCTGGTATGTTGGCAACTACTGTTAAAACTAAAAAAGAAGACTAA
- the murT gene encoding lipid II isoglutaminyl synthase subunit MurT: protein MKMKTIMGITAGKTAQTVLKTMGRGSTYPGKLALKFDPSILDTLAKDYEIVVVTGTNGKTLTTALTVGILQEAFGQVLTNPSGANMITGIVSTFLSAKRTKSGKKIAVLEIDEASLPKVTQYITPSLFVFTNIFRDQMDRYGEIYTTYQMILDGAKKAPEANILANGDSPLFASKEVVNPIRYYGFNTQSHHPQLAHYNTEGILCPRCEHILRYKENTYANLGHYICLNCEFERPQLDYQLTALTELSNHSSGFVIDGQEYKINVGGLYNIYNALAAVAVAEYFGVAPEKIKAGFDKSRAVFGRQETFTVGQKSCTLVLIKNPVGASQALEMIKLADYPFSLSVLLNANYADGIDTSWIWDANFELISQMDITEINAGGVRHSEIARRLRVSGYDENKITETANLQEVLDNIKEQEADHAYILATYTAMLEFRELLAKQDLVRKEMN from the coding sequence ATGAAAATGAAAACGATAATGGGCATTACTGCCGGGAAGACGGCACAGACCGTCCTTAAAACTATGGGCCGAGGTTCGACCTACCCAGGAAAACTGGCCCTAAAATTTGATCCAAGCATCCTTGATACCTTAGCTAAAGATTACGAAATTGTTGTTGTCACAGGAACTAACGGCAAAACCTTAACCACTGCTTTGACCGTTGGAATCTTACAAGAAGCCTTCGGCCAGGTTCTGACAAACCCTAGTGGGGCTAACATGATCACTGGGATTGTCTCCACCTTTTTATCTGCCAAAAGAACTAAAAGTGGAAAAAAAATCGCCGTCTTAGAAATTGACGAAGCTAGCTTACCAAAGGTGACCCAGTATATCACTCCTAGCCTCTTTGTATTTACAAATATTTTCCGTGATCAGATGGACCGCTATGGCGAGATTTACACTACCTACCAGATGATTCTTGACGGAGCTAAAAAGGCCCCTGAAGCAAACATCTTAGCCAATGGTGACAGCCCGCTCTTTGCTTCCAAAGAAGTGGTCAATCCCATACGATATTATGGCTTTAACACCCAGTCTCATCACCCTCAACTGGCCCACTACAACACCGAAGGAATCCTCTGTCCGCGTTGTGAGCATATCCTACGTTACAAGGAAAATACCTACGCTAACTTAGGCCATTATATCTGCCTAAACTGTGAGTTCGAACGTCCACAACTGGACTACCAACTCACAGCCCTGACCGAACTCAGCAACCATAGCTCAGGCTTTGTCATTGACGGGCAAGAGTATAAGATTAATGTTGGCGGGCTCTATAACATCTATAATGCCCTAGCAGCTGTCGCCGTTGCCGAGTATTTTGGTGTCGCACCTGAAAAGATTAAAGCTGGTTTTGACAAGAGCCGGGCCGTCTTTGGTCGCCAGGAAACCTTCACTGTCGGCCAAAAAAGCTGTACCCTAGTCTTGATTAAAAACCCAGTTGGTGCTAGCCAAGCCCTAGAGATGATTAAACTAGCCGACTATCCTTTTAGCCTCTCTGTTCTCCTCAATGCCAACTATGCAGACGGTATTGATACCTCTTGGATCTGGGACGCTAACTTTGAACTCATCAGCCAGATGGACATCACTGAGATTAATGCTGGCGGCGTTCGCCACTCAGAGATTGCAAGGCGGCTACGGGTGTCTGGTTATGATGAAAACAAAATCACCGAGACAGCCAACCTCCAAGAGGTCTTAGACAATATCAAAGAGCAAGAAGCTGACCATGCCTATATCTTAGCTACCTATACCGCCATGCTCGAATTCCGCGAACTTTTAGCCAAACAAGACCTCGTTAGAAAGGAGATGAACTAA
- the cdaA gene encoding diadenylate cyclase CdaA, producing MSNLSNIDAKFILSLFDDPRMLTIHLLDIFIVAYAIYRFIKALAGTKIMSLVQGVLLFIIVRFIAEWIGLTTITYLMNQVITYGVIAGVVIFAPEIRTGLEKFGRSTQVFRPKELMSGEERLVDAIVKSVAYMSPRKIGALIAIEQTQTLQEYISTGIPLHADISSQLLINIFIPNTPLHDGAVIISGNKVVSACSYLPLSESMSISKEFGTRHRAAIGLSENSDAITIVVSEETGGISVTRKGQFLHDLSKSDFEKVLRSYLVKETSSKNIWYKKWWGGK from the coding sequence ATGAGTAACCTAAGTAATATCGATGCGAAGTTTATCTTAAGTTTGTTTGATGACCCCAGGATGCTGACTATTCATCTCTTGGATATTTTTATTGTTGCCTATGCTATTTACCGTTTTATCAAGGCTCTGGCCGGCACTAAAATCATGTCCCTGGTCCAAGGGGTGCTTTTATTTATTATTGTTCGTTTTATCGCCGAGTGGATAGGCCTGACCACTATTACCTATCTGATGAACCAAGTCATCACCTATGGGGTGATTGCTGGGGTAGTTATCTTTGCACCGGAAATACGGACAGGATTAGAAAAATTTGGTCGCTCAACTCAAGTTTTTCGTCCTAAAGAGCTGATGAGCGGTGAAGAGCGCTTAGTAGATGCGATTGTCAAGTCAGTTGCCTATATGAGCCCTCGTAAGATTGGCGCCTTAATTGCGATCGAACAAACACAGACCTTGCAGGAGTACATCTCAACGGGGATTCCTTTACATGCCGATATTTCTAGTCAGTTACTCATTAATATCTTTATTCCAAACACGCCATTACACGATGGGGCAGTCATTATTTCAGGTAATAAAGTCGTCTCTGCTTGTTCTTATCTGCCACTATCAGAATCTATGTCCATCTCTAAAGAGTTTGGCACACGGCATCGTGCAGCGATTGGCTTGTCTGAAAACTCAGACGCCATCACCATTGTTGTTTCAGAAGAAACTGGAGGTATTTCTGTAACCCGCAAGGGCCAGTTCTTGCATGATTTAAGCAAGTCAGATTTTGAAAAGGTCTTACGTTCCTACTTGGTCAAAGAAACAAGTTCGAAAAACATCTGGTATAAGAAATGGTGGGGAGGTAAGTAA
- the gatD gene encoding lipid II isoglutaminyl synthase subunit GatD, translating to MTYTSLQSPTNRDYRYELNLAHLYGNLMNTYGDNGNVLMLKYVAEKLGAKVTVDIVSIGDNFDQDHYDIVFFGGGQDYEQSIVAKDLPAKKAAISQFIDQDKVILAICGGFQLLGQYYIQANGELINGIGVMGHYTLGQDKNRYIGDIKIHNQEFNETYYGFENHQGRTFLSADEKPLGQVVYGNGNNKEDQTEGVHYKNVFGSYFHGPILSRNVNLAYRLVTTALKNKYGPEIELSPYQDILAKEVAEEYADIKSKAAFER from the coding sequence ATGACCTATACCTCACTACAATCTCCCACTAACCGTGACTACCGTTATGAACTTAACCTAGCCCACCTCTACGGAAATCTAATGAATACCTACGGCGATAATGGAAACGTCCTCATGCTCAAGTACGTCGCAGAGAAACTAGGTGCCAAGGTTACTGTTGATATCGTCTCAATCGGTGACAACTTTGACCAAGACCACTACGATATCGTCTTTTTCGGTGGTGGTCAAGATTACGAACAAAGCATTGTGGCTAAGGATTTACCAGCAAAGAAAGCGGCCATCTCCCAGTTTATCGACCAAGATAAGGTCATCTTAGCCATCTGCGGGGGCTTTCAATTGCTAGGCCAGTACTATATTCAAGCTAATGGTGAGCTAATTAACGGCATCGGTGTCATGGGACACTACACCCTAGGCCAAGACAAAAACCGCTATATCGGTGACATCAAGATCCACAATCAGGAATTTAATGAAACCTATTACGGTTTTGAAAATCACCAAGGCCGGACCTTTTTGTCTGCGGATGAAAAACCGCTCGGACAGGTCGTCTATGGTAATGGTAATAACAAAGAAGACCAAACTGAAGGCGTCCATTACAAAAATGTCTTTGGCTCCTACTTCCACGGCCCTATCCTCTCGCGTAACGTCAATCTAGCCTATCGCTTAGTGACAACCGCTTTAAAGAACAAGTACGGCCCTGAGATTGAGCTTTCTCCCTATCAGGACATCTTAGCTAAAGAAGTGGCCGAAGAGTATGCCGACATTAAGAGTAAGGCTGCTTTTGAGCGGTAA